In Pseudonocardia sp. C8, one genomic interval encodes:
- the pgk gene encoding phosphoglycerate kinase — protein sequence MRTIDDLIAEEGGGTIRGRTVLVRSDLNVPLDGDRITDDGRIRASVPTITKLRDAGARVVVMAHLGRPKPDQDNAKYSLAPVATRLGELLGGGVPLAEHGAAARDAVAGLGDGDVALLENIRFDPRETSKDAAERSAFAGELAALAGPDGAFVSDGFGVVHRKQASVYELASALPAYAGGLVLAEVEVLRTLTGESSLRNENGQSPQRPYAVVLGGSKVSDKLAVIEALLPNVDTLLVGGGMCFTFLAAQGYGVGSSLLESDQIDNCRKLLESGKIVLPVDVVVADAFAADANTRTVSVDAIEDGWLGLDIGPESVAAFAARIGEAKTIFWNGPMGVFEMAPFAEGTRGVAQAIADGDAFSVVGGGDSAAAVRALGIAEDGFSHISTGGGASLEFLEGATLPGVAVLEGDA from the coding sequence GTGAGGACCATCGACGACCTGATCGCCGAGGAGGGCGGCGGCACGATCAGGGGCCGGACCGTGCTGGTCCGGTCGGACCTGAACGTCCCGCTCGACGGCGACCGGATCACCGACGACGGCCGGATCCGCGCCTCGGTGCCGACGATCACGAAGCTCCGCGACGCCGGCGCCCGCGTGGTCGTCATGGCCCACCTCGGACGGCCGAAGCCGGACCAGGACAACGCGAAGTACTCGCTCGCGCCGGTGGCGACCCGGCTCGGGGAGCTGCTCGGCGGAGGCGTGCCGCTGGCCGAGCACGGCGCCGCCGCCCGGGACGCCGTGGCCGGGCTGGGTGACGGCGACGTCGCGCTGCTGGAGAACATCCGCTTCGACCCGCGGGAGACCAGCAAGGACGCCGCCGAGCGCTCGGCGTTCGCCGGCGAGCTCGCTGCGCTGGCCGGCCCGGACGGGGCGTTCGTCTCCGACGGGTTCGGCGTGGTGCACCGCAAGCAGGCCTCGGTCTACGAGCTGGCGTCCGCGCTCCCGGCCTACGCCGGCGGGCTGGTCCTGGCCGAGGTGGAGGTGCTGCGGACCCTGACGGGCGAGAGCAGCTTGCGGAACGAGAATGGGCAGAGCCCGCAGCGGCCGTACGCGGTCGTGCTCGGCGGGTCCAAGGTCTCGGACAAGCTGGCCGTGATCGAGGCGCTGCTGCCGAACGTGGACACGCTGCTCGTCGGCGGCGGGATGTGCTTCACCTTCCTCGCCGCGCAGGGCTACGGCGTCGGCTCGTCGCTGCTCGAGTCCGACCAGATCGACAACTGCCGGAAGCTCCTGGAGTCCGGCAAGATCGTCCTGCCGGTCGACGTCGTGGTGGCCGACGCGTTCGCCGCCGACGCGAACACCCGCACCGTGTCCGTGGACGCGATCGAGGACGGCTGGCTCGGGCTCGACATCGGCCCCGAGTCGGTCGCCGCGTTCGCCGCGCGGATCGGCGAGGCGAAGACGATCTTCTGGAACGGCCCGATGGGCGTGTTCGAGATGGCGCCGTTCGCCGAGGGCACCCGCGGGGTCGCGCAGGCCATCGCGGACGGTGACGCGTTCTCCGTCGTCGGTGGCGGCGACTCCGCGGCCGCGGTGCGGGCGCTGGGCATCGCCGAGGACGGCTTCTCGCACATCTCCACCGGTGGCGGCGCCTCGCTCGAGT
- the gap gene encoding type I glyceraldehyde-3-phosphate dehydrogenase: MTVRVGVNGFGRIGRNFWRAVDAQRAAGTTDIEIVAVNDITDNATLAHLLKYDSILGRLPYEVTTSDDEIVVDGKGFKGLAVRDPGELPWKDLGVDVVVESTGLFTKRDAAAKHLDAGAKKVVISAPATGEDITIVKGVNDGEYDGTQTIVSNASCTTNCLAPMTKVLDDLAGIEKGLMTTIHAYTQDQNLQDGPHKDLRRARAAALNIVPTSTGAAKAISLVMPHLKGKLDGYALRVPIPTGSATDLTVEVREEVTVEQVNAAMKEAAEGPLKGVLRYSEDPIVSSDIVTDPHSCIYDAPLTKVIGNQVKIVGWYDNEWGYSNRLVDITGLVASKL, from the coding sequence GTGACGGTCCGCGTAGGAGTCAACGGCTTCGGCCGCATCGGCCGGAACTTCTGGCGGGCGGTGGACGCCCAGCGTGCCGCCGGCACCACCGACATCGAGATCGTCGCGGTGAACGACATCACCGACAACGCGACGCTCGCGCACCTGCTGAAGTACGACTCGATCCTGGGCCGGCTGCCCTACGAGGTCACCACCTCCGACGACGAGATCGTCGTCGACGGCAAGGGATTCAAGGGCCTGGCCGTGCGCGACCCGGGCGAGCTGCCCTGGAAGGACCTCGGCGTCGACGTCGTCGTCGAGTCCACCGGCCTGTTCACCAAGCGCGACGCCGCCGCCAAGCACCTCGACGCCGGTGCGAAGAAGGTCGTCATCTCCGCGCCGGCGACCGGCGAGGACATCACCATCGTCAAGGGCGTCAACGACGGCGAGTACGACGGGACCCAGACCATCGTGTCGAACGCGTCCTGCACCACCAACTGCCTCGCGCCGATGACCAAGGTGCTGGACGACCTGGCCGGGATCGAGAAGGGTCTGATGACCACGATCCACGCCTACACCCAGGACCAGAACCTGCAGGACGGCCCGCACAAGGACCTGCGCCGCGCCCGTGCCGCCGCCCTGAACATCGTCCCGACCTCGACCGGTGCCGCGAAGGCCATCTCGCTGGTCATGCCGCACCTGAAGGGCAAGCTCGACGGCTACGCCCTGCGGGTGCCGATCCCCACCGGCTCGGCCACCGACCTCACCGTCGAGGTGCGCGAGGAGGTCACCGTCGAGCAGGTCAACGCCGCGATGAAGGAGGCCGCCGAGGGCCCGCTGAAGGGTGTCCTGCGGTACTCCGAGGACCCGATCGTGTCCTCGGACATCGTCACCGACCCGCACTCGTGCATCTACGACGCGCCGCTGACCAAGGTCATCGGCAACCAGGTCAAGATCGTCGGCTGGTACGACAACGAGTGGGGCTACTCGAACCGGCTGGTCGACATCACCGGGCTGGTGGCGTCGAAGCTGTGA
- the whiA gene encoding DNA-binding protein WhiA, protein MAMTGTVKDELSRLTVTKQSSRRAEVASLLRFAGGLHIVGGRVVIEAEVDTGSVARRLRREIHELYGHTADAHVITAGGLRRSARYVIRVIRDGEGLARQTGLLDNRGRPVRGLPPPVVSGDLSDAEAAWRGAFLAHGSLTEPGRSSALEVTCPGPEAALALVGAARRLGVAAKAREVRGADRVVVRDGDAIGALLTRMGAHESVLSWEERRMRREVRATANRLANFDDANLRRSARAAVAAAARVTRALEILGDDVPEHLRAAGRLRAEHTQASLEELGQLADPPMTKDAVAGRIRRLLQTADKKAAELGIPDTESAVTAEMLEEHEGR, encoded by the coding sequence ATGGCCATGACCGGCACGGTGAAGGACGAGCTGAGCCGGCTCACCGTCACCAAGCAGTCGTCGCGCCGGGCCGAGGTCGCGTCGCTCCTGCGCTTCGCCGGCGGGCTGCACATCGTGGGCGGGCGCGTCGTCATCGAGGCCGAGGTGGACACCGGGTCGGTGGCCCGCCGGCTCCGCCGCGAGATCCACGAGCTCTACGGGCACACCGCAGACGCGCACGTCATCACGGCGGGCGGGCTGCGGCGCAGCGCGCGGTACGTGATCCGGGTGATCCGGGACGGCGAGGGCCTGGCCCGCCAGACCGGCCTGCTCGACAACCGCGGACGGCCGGTCCGTGGCCTGCCGCCGCCCGTCGTCTCCGGGGACCTGTCCGACGCCGAGGCGGCCTGGCGGGGCGCGTTCCTGGCGCACGGCTCGCTGACCGAGCCCGGCCGCAGCTCGGCGCTGGAGGTCACCTGCCCCGGCCCGGAGGCGGCGCTCGCGCTCGTCGGCGCGGCCCGCCGGCTCGGGGTGGCCGCCAAGGCCCGCGAGGTGCGCGGCGCGGACCGGGTCGTGGTGCGCGACGGCGACGCGATCGGCGCGCTGCTGACCCGGATGGGGGCGCACGAGAGCGTGCTGTCCTGGGAGGAGCGGCGGATGCGCCGCGAGGTCCGGGCCACCGCCAACCGGCTCGCGAACTTCGACGACGCCAACCTGCGCCGCTCCGCGCGGGCCGCCGTGGCCGCCGCGGCCCGGGTGACCCGCGCGCTGGAGATCCTCGGTGACGACGTGCCGGAGCACCTGCGGGCGGCCGGCCGGCTGCGGGCCGAGCACACCCAGGCGTCCCTGGAGGAGCTGGGGCAGCTCGCCGACCCGCCCATGACGAAGGACGCCGTCGCCGGCCGCATCCGGCGGCTGCTCCAGACGGCCGACAAGAAGGCCGCCGAGCTGGGCATCCCGGACACCGAATCGGCGGTGACCGCGGAGATGCTGGAGGAGCACGAGGGGCGCTGA
- the yvcK gene encoding uridine diphosphate-N-acetylglucosamine-binding protein YvcK translates to MTEREGLRVVALGGGHGLHTTLTALRRCPAVAGITAVVTVADDGGSSGRLRRELGLLPPGDLRMALAALAADDDGGRFWSGLVQHRFGGTGALAGHAVGNLLLAALLERDDDPVRALETVGGLLGCAGRVLPMARVPLDIEAEVNLDGREHPHRIRGQVAVASTPGRVRRVWLRPENPPACDEAVRAVLDADVVLLGPGSWFTSVLPHLLVPGLRDALLATPAARVVLLNLAPEPGETAGFSPEQHLEVLSGHAPSLRAHAVLADIGSVGLPDRLHAAAADLLVPGGRVWLSDVADVGAVTPRHDPDALAGALLEVFDTVRPRALAGTGDDGTDDHGPQRGRSPQWP, encoded by the coding sequence GTGACCGAGCGCGAAGGGCTCCGTGTCGTCGCGCTGGGGGGCGGGCACGGGCTGCACACGACCCTCACGGCGCTGCGCCGCTGCCCGGCCGTCGCCGGGATCACCGCCGTGGTGACGGTCGCCGATGACGGCGGCTCGTCCGGCCGGCTGCGCCGCGAGCTCGGCCTGCTGCCGCCCGGGGACCTGCGGATGGCGCTCGCCGCGCTGGCCGCCGACGACGACGGCGGCCGGTTCTGGTCCGGCCTGGTCCAGCACCGCTTCGGTGGCACCGGGGCGCTCGCCGGGCACGCCGTCGGGAACCTGCTCCTTGCTGCCCTGCTGGAACGCGACGACGACCCGGTCCGGGCCCTGGAGACCGTCGGCGGGCTGCTCGGCTGCGCCGGGCGGGTGCTGCCGATGGCCCGGGTGCCGCTGGACATCGAGGCCGAGGTGAACCTGGACGGCCGGGAGCACCCGCACCGCATCCGGGGTCAGGTGGCGGTCGCCTCGACCCCCGGCCGGGTGCGCCGGGTGTGGCTGCGCCCCGAGAACCCGCCGGCCTGCGACGAGGCCGTGCGGGCGGTGCTGGACGCCGACGTCGTGCTGCTCGGGCCGGGGTCGTGGTTCACCAGCGTGCTCCCGCACCTGCTCGTGCCGGGCCTGCGGGACGCCCTGCTGGCGACGCCTGCCGCCCGGGTGGTGCTGCTCAACCTCGCCCCGGAGCCGGGGGAGACCGCCGGCTTCTCGCCCGAGCAGCACCTTGAAGTACTGTCGGGCCACGCGCCCTCCCTGCGGGCGCACGCCGTCCTGGCTGACATCGGCTCGGTCGGCCTGCCGGACCGGTTGCACGCGGCCGCGGCCGACCTGCTGGTCCCCGGCGGGCGGGTGTGGCTGTCCGACGTCGCCGACGTCGGCGCGGTGACCCCGCGGCACGACCCGGACGCCCTGGCCGGCGCCCTGCTCGAGGTGTTCGACACCGTGCGCCCGCGCGCGCTCGCGGGCACCGGGGACGACGGGACGGACGACCACGGCCCGCAGCGCGGAAGGAGCCCGCAATGGCCATGA
- the rapZ gene encoding RNase adapter RapZ, producing the protein MTGENEEQGGGPGIEVAVVSGLSGAGRSTAAKVLEDLGWFVVDNLPPELIATMVELGSRARGEVTRIAVVMDVRSRAFTDDLGAVIKDLDGRGYRPKLLFLEASDEVLVRRFEQNRRSHPLQGAGRITDGLNAEREVLRPLRSDADLVVDTSNLSVHDLRARIEASFAGEHGHAATRVTVLSFGYKYGLPLDSDLVVDVRFLPNPHWIPELREHTGLDSEVSDYVLSQEGAEEFVDRYLELLDLVGAGYRREGKRYLTVAVGCTGGKHRSVAISEEIGRRLAAREGIQVNVEHRDMGRE; encoded by the coding sequence ATGACGGGGGAGAACGAGGAACAGGGCGGCGGCCCGGGGATCGAGGTCGCGGTCGTCAGCGGCCTGTCCGGGGCCGGCCGGAGCACGGCGGCGAAGGTCCTGGAGGACCTCGGCTGGTTCGTCGTCGACAACCTGCCACCGGAGCTGATCGCGACCATGGTCGAGCTCGGCTCGCGGGCCCGGGGGGAGGTGACCCGGATCGCCGTCGTCATGGACGTCCGGTCGCGGGCGTTCACCGACGACCTCGGCGCGGTCATCAAGGACCTCGACGGGCGCGGCTACCGGCCGAAGCTGCTGTTCCTGGAGGCCTCGGACGAGGTGCTGGTGCGCCGGTTCGAGCAGAACCGGCGCTCGCACCCGCTGCAGGGCGCCGGGCGGATCACCGACGGCCTCAACGCCGAGCGGGAGGTGCTGCGCCCGCTGCGCTCGGACGCCGACCTCGTCGTCGACACCTCGAATCTGTCCGTGCACGACCTGCGGGCCCGGATCGAGGCGTCGTTCGCCGGCGAGCACGGGCACGCCGCGACCCGGGTCACCGTGCTGTCGTTCGGCTACAAGTACGGCCTGCCGCTGGACTCCGACCTCGTCGTCGACGTGCGGTTCCTGCCGAACCCGCACTGGATCCCGGAGCTGCGCGAGCACACCGGCCTCGACTCCGAGGTCAGCGACTACGTGCTCTCCCAGGAGGGCGCGGAGGAGTTCGTCGACCGCTACCTGGAGCTGCTGGACCTCGTCGGTGCCGGCTACCGGCGGGAGGGGAAGCGCTACCTCACCGTCGCCGTCGGCTGCACCGGCGGCAAGCACCGTTCGGTCGCGATCTCCGAGGAGATCGGCCGCCGGCTGGCCGCGCGCGAGGGCATCCAGGTCAACGTCGAGCACCGGGACATGGGGCGCGAGTGA
- the uvrC gene encoding excinuclease ABC subunit UvrC gives MADPSTYRPATGTIPESPGVYRFSDPRGRVIYVGKAKNLRQRLNSYFADLAGLHPRTRQMVTTASKVEWTVVGTEVEALQLEYNWIKEYDPRFNVRYRDDKTYPVLAVTMHEEYPRLHVYRGPRRKGVRYFGPYAHAWAIRETLDLLLRVFPARTCSAGVFKRHRQIGRPCLLGYIDKCSAPCVGSVSADEHREIVESFSEFLSGRTDRMVRHLEREMARASENLEFERAARLRDDLGALRRALEKQAVVLGDGTDADLVAFAEDELEAAVQVFHVRGGRVRGQRGWVVDKVEPTDTAQLVERFVSQFYGEQHALAGAADDATQPVPKEILVPVLPEDSGDLERWLSGLRGSRVQLRVPQRGDKKALAETVARNAGEAFAQHKLRRAGDLTARSAALQEIQEHLELDQAPLRIECIDVSHVQGTDVVASLVVFEDGLPRKSDYRRFEIKDAAGSGDVASIAEVVRRRFRRYLAETADEPPPVTGSGEIGAGDTVRTGIDPETGRPKKFAYPPNLLVVDGAKPQVDAAAAELAELGVTDVAVCGLAKRLEEVWLPDDDDPVILSRTSEGLYLLQRVRDEAHRFAVTYHRQRRSRGMTASALDGVPGLGPARKQALLKHFGSVRKLRAAGVDEIAGLPGFGRRTAETVVAALHGGTGSSSDGGPR, from the coding sequence ATGGCCGACCCGAGCACCTACCGTCCGGCGACCGGGACGATCCCGGAGTCGCCCGGGGTCTACCGGTTCTCCGACCCGCGCGGACGGGTGATCTACGTCGGCAAGGCCAAGAACCTGCGGCAGCGGCTCAACTCCTACTTCGCGGACCTGGCCGGGCTGCACCCGCGCACCCGCCAGATGGTGACGACCGCGTCGAAGGTCGAGTGGACGGTCGTCGGGACCGAGGTCGAGGCCCTCCAGCTCGAGTACAACTGGATCAAGGAGTACGACCCGCGGTTCAACGTCCGCTACCGCGACGACAAGACCTATCCCGTGCTCGCGGTGACGATGCACGAGGAGTACCCGCGGCTGCACGTCTACCGGGGCCCGCGCCGCAAGGGCGTGCGCTACTTCGGCCCGTACGCGCACGCGTGGGCCATCCGGGAGACGCTCGACCTGCTGCTGCGGGTGTTCCCGGCCCGGACCTGCTCGGCCGGGGTGTTCAAGCGGCACCGCCAGATCGGCAGGCCGTGCCTGCTCGGCTACATCGACAAGTGCTCCGCGCCGTGCGTCGGATCGGTGAGCGCCGACGAGCACCGCGAGATCGTCGAGAGCTTCTCCGAGTTCCTCTCCGGCCGCACCGACCGGATGGTCCGCCACCTCGAACGGGAGATGGCACGGGCCTCGGAGAACCTGGAGTTCGAGCGGGCCGCCCGGCTGCGCGACGACCTCGGGGCGCTGCGCCGCGCCCTGGAGAAGCAGGCGGTCGTGCTGGGCGACGGCACCGACGCCGATCTCGTCGCGTTCGCCGAGGACGAGCTGGAGGCCGCCGTCCAGGTGTTCCACGTCCGTGGCGGTCGGGTCCGCGGCCAGCGCGGCTGGGTGGTCGACAAGGTGGAGCCGACCGACACCGCGCAGCTCGTCGAGCGCTTCGTGTCCCAGTTCTACGGCGAGCAGCACGCGCTGGCCGGGGCCGCCGACGACGCCACCCAGCCGGTGCCGAAGGAGATCCTGGTCCCGGTCCTGCCGGAGGACTCGGGCGATCTCGAACGCTGGTTGAGCGGGCTGCGCGGGTCGCGGGTCCAGCTGCGGGTCCCGCAGCGCGGCGACAAGAAGGCGCTGGCCGAGACCGTCGCGCGGAACGCCGGGGAGGCCTTCGCCCAGCACAAGCTGCGCCGGGCCGGGGACCTCACCGCGCGGTCGGCGGCGCTGCAGGAGATCCAGGAGCACCTCGAGCTCGACCAGGCGCCGCTGCGGATCGAGTGCATCGACGTCAGCCACGTGCAGGGCACCGACGTGGTCGCCTCGCTGGTGGTGTTCGAGGACGGGCTGCCCCGCAAGTCCGACTACCGCCGCTTCGAGATCAAGGACGCGGCGGGTTCGGGTGACGTCGCCTCGATCGCCGAGGTGGTACGCCGCCGGTTCCGGCGCTACCTGGCCGAGACCGCCGACGAGCCGCCGCCGGTCACCGGGTCCGGCGAGATCGGCGCGGGCGACACCGTCCGCACCGGGATCGACCCCGAGACGGGGCGCCCGAAGAAGTTCGCCTACCCGCCGAACCTGCTCGTCGTCGACGGGGCGAAGCCGCAGGTCGACGCGGCCGCCGCCGAGCTCGCCGAGCTGGGCGTCACCGACGTCGCCGTGTGCGGCCTCGCGAAGCGGCTGGAGGAGGTCTGGCTCCCGGACGACGACGACCCGGTCATCCTGTCCCGGACCAGCGAGGGCCTGTACCTGCTCCAGCGGGTCCGCGACGAGGCGCACCGGTTCGCCGTCACCTACCACCGCCAGCGCCGCTCCCGGGGCATGACGGCGTCGGCGCTGGACGGGGTGCCGGGACTCGGCCCGGCACGCAAGCAGGCGCTGCTGAAACACTTCGGTTCGGTGCGCAAGCTGCGCGCCGCCGGGGTGGACGAGATCGCCGGGCTGCCCGGGTTCGGGCGGCGCACCGCCGAGACGGTGGTCGCCGCGCTGCACGGCGGCACCGGATCATCGAGCGACGGGGGACCGCGATGA
- a CDS encoding DUF2786 domain-containing protein has protein sequence MSTTHDVRFGTAAGEEAIPEARLDRIRKLLAKAERAGTPDEAEIYTDKAVELMARHGVDEALLAATGPPQADPIGRVTIAVDDPYSGAKARLLGWIASALRCRWVMHDNRGGKVSAVTVLGFASDRERTELLYTSLLLQTTAQLAAVRPPDPRESVAAYRRSWLYGFAARVHQRLLAAEREAVSEVAATREPGATSVELVLADRGSEVDRAYEEEFGELRRARRPQVSGSGYRHGAAAADRVDLGGSRLAGRGRTPALDR, from the coding sequence ATGAGCACCACGCACGACGTCCGGTTCGGCACCGCCGCGGGCGAGGAGGCGATCCCCGAGGCGCGCCTCGACCGGATCCGCAAGCTGCTGGCCAAGGCCGAGCGGGCCGGCACGCCGGACGAGGCCGAGATCTACACCGACAAGGCCGTCGAGCTGATGGCCCGGCACGGGGTCGACGAGGCGCTGCTCGCCGCCACCGGGCCCCCGCAGGCGGATCCGATCGGCCGGGTGACCATCGCCGTCGACGATCCGTACAGCGGCGCGAAGGCCCGGCTGCTGGGCTGGATCGCGTCGGCACTGCGCTGCCGGTGGGTGATGCACGACAACCGGGGCGGCAAGGTCTCCGCGGTGACCGTGCTCGGGTTCGCCTCGGACCGCGAGCGCACGGAGCTGCTGTACACCTCGCTGCTGCTGCAGACGACGGCGCAGCTGGCCGCGGTCCGGCCACCGGACCCCCGGGAGTCGGTGGCCGCCTACCGGCGGTCCTGGCTCTACGGCTTCGCCGCCCGGGTCCACCAGCGGCTGCTCGCGGCGGAGCGGGAGGCCGTCTCCGAGGTCGCGGCCACCCGCGAACCGGGCGCGACCTCGGTGGAGCTCGTGCTCGCCGACCGCGGCAGCGAGGTCGACCGGGCCTACGAGGAGGAGTTCGGCGAGCTGCGCCGGGCCCGCCGCCCCCAGGTCTCCGGGTCGGGCTACCGGCACGGCGCGGCCGCGGCCGACCGGGTGGATCTCGGCGGGTCCCGCCTGGCCGGGCGGGGCCGTACCCCCGCGCTGGACCGGTGA
- a CDS encoding PH domain-containing protein, whose amino-acid sequence MSEQEGHTVTERTPRETPPTGPGPDAVTLRPRALLITAWVCAVAIMILFAVVAYLMPAENTGVIFRPADQVAMMVIGAFVAGGLLLMARPRARADRAGIEVRNVLTTRWFPWTEVLGVSFPDGASSARLELPDDEYHPVLAVQAVDRGLAVRHVRTLRDLHRAAVTGR is encoded by the coding sequence ATGAGCGAGCAGGAGGGACACACCGTGACCGAGCGGACGCCGCGGGAGACCCCGCCGACCGGCCCGGGGCCGGACGCGGTCACCCTGCGCCCGCGCGCGCTGCTGATCACCGCGTGGGTGTGCGCGGTCGCGATCATGATTCTGTTCGCCGTCGTCGCCTACCTCATGCCGGCCGAGAACACCGGGGTGATCTTCCGGCCGGCGGACCAGGTGGCGATGATGGTGATCGGCGCGTTCGTCGCCGGTGGCCTGCTGCTGATGGCCCGCCCCCGGGCCCGCGCCGACCGCGCCGGGATCGAGGTGCGCAACGTCCTGACCACGCGCTGGTTCCCGTGGACCGAGGTGCTCGGCGTCTCGTTCCCGGACGGGGCCTCCTCGGCCCGCCTCGAGCTGCCCGACGACGAGTACCACCCGGTGCTGGCCGTCCAGGCCGTGGACCGGGGGCTCGCCGTCCGCCACGTCCGGACGCTGCGCGACCTGCACCGGGCGGCCGTCACCGGACGCTGA
- the ribH gene encoding 6,7-dimethyl-8-ribityllumazine synthase translates to MSGEGRPTGATQLDASGLRVGVVAARWHAEIVDSLLERAVATAREAGTEPTVVRVPGTVELPVVAQELAHTHDAVVALGVVVRGGTPHFEYVCDAVTAGLTRVALDESTPVGNGVLTTETVQQALDRSGAPGSAEDKGAEACLAALESALVLRDLRAGAATHA, encoded by the coding sequence ATGAGCGGTGAGGGGCGGCCCACCGGGGCCACGCAGCTGGACGCGTCCGGACTCCGGGTCGGGGTGGTGGCCGCGCGCTGGCACGCCGAGATCGTCGACAGCCTGCTGGAGCGGGCCGTGGCGACGGCCCGCGAGGCCGGCACCGAGCCGACCGTCGTCCGCGTCCCCGGCACCGTGGAGCTCCCGGTCGTCGCCCAGGAGCTGGCCCACACGCACGACGCCGTGGTCGCGCTCGGCGTCGTGGTCCGCGGGGGCACGCCGCACTTCGAGTACGTCTGCGACGCCGTCACGGCCGGCCTGACCCGGGTCGCGCTCGACGAGTCCACCCCGGTCGGCAACGGTGTGCTCACCACCGAGACCGTCCAGCAGGCGCTCGACCGCTCCGGCGCACCCGGCTCGGCCGAGGACAAGGGCGCCGAGGCGTGCCTGGCCGCCCTGGAGTCGGCCCTGGTGCTGCGCGACCTGCGCGCCGGCGCGGCGACCCACGCATGA
- a CDS encoding bifunctional 3,4-dihydroxy-2-butanone-4-phosphate synthase/GTP cyclohydrolase II, protein MSPAERAQRFARIEKAIADIAEGKPVIVMDDEDRENEGDLIFAAAKATPELLAFTVRYTSGYVCVAITEEACDRLDLPPMHHTNRDSFRTAYTVTVDAKEGVTTGISAQDRAHTIRLLADPATQAAELVRPGHVLPLQAREGGVLRRPGHTEAAVDLARMAGLSPAGALCEIVSEKELGEMARGDELGVFADDHDLTLITIADLIAYRRRFEKHVERVAAARIPTVHGDFLAYGYDSLLDGVEHIAMVMGDVGTPADDGENVLVRVHSECLTGDVLGSLRCDCGPQLDAALDAVAAEGRGIVLYMRGHEGRGIGLLHKLQAYQLQEAGADTVDANLAMGLPADARDYGIGAQILADLGVKSMRLLTNNPDKRAGLEGYGLRVVGREPMPIRPTPQNLRYLRTKRDRMGHDLPDLGGVADPGR, encoded by the coding sequence ATGAGCCCGGCCGAGCGGGCCCAGCGGTTCGCCAGGATCGAGAAGGCGATCGCCGACATCGCCGAGGGCAAGCCGGTCATCGTGATGGACGACGAGGACCGCGAGAACGAGGGCGACCTGATCTTCGCCGCGGCGAAGGCCACCCCCGAGCTGCTGGCGTTCACCGTCCGCTACACCTCCGGCTACGTGTGCGTGGCCATCACCGAGGAGGCGTGCGACCGGCTCGACCTGCCGCCCATGCACCACACCAACCGGGACTCCTTCCGCACGGCGTACACGGTGACCGTGGACGCCAAGGAGGGCGTCACGACCGGCATCTCGGCCCAGGACCGCGCGCACACCATCCGGCTGCTGGCCGACCCGGCGACCCAGGCCGCCGAGCTCGTCCGGCCCGGGCACGTGCTGCCGCTGCAGGCCCGGGAGGGCGGGGTGCTGCGCCGGCCGGGCCACACCGAGGCCGCCGTCGACCTCGCCCGGATGGCGGGCCTGTCCCCGGCCGGTGCGCTCTGCGAGATCGTGTCGGAGAAGGAACTGGGGGAGATGGCCCGCGGCGACGAGCTGGGCGTCTTCGCCGACGACCACGACCTCACCCTGATCACGATCGCCGACCTGATCGCCTACCGGCGCCGCTTCGAGAAGCACGTCGAGCGGGTCGCGGCCGCCCGGATCCCGACCGTGCACGGCGACTTCCTCGCCTACGGCTACGACTCGCTGCTCGACGGCGTCGAGCACATCGCGATGGTGATGGGCGACGTCGGCACCCCGGCCGACGACGGCGAGAACGTCCTCGTCCGGGTGCACTCCGAGTGCCTCACCGGCGACGTCCTGGGCTCGCTGCGCTGCGACTGCGGCCCCCAGCTGGACGCGGCCCTCGACGCCGTCGCCGCGGAGGGGCGCGGCATCGTGCTGTACATGCGCGGGCACGAGGGCCGGGGGATCGGCCTGCTGCACAAGCTGCAGGCCTACCAGCTGCAGGAGGCGGGCGCCGACACGGTCGACGCGAACCTGGCGATGGGCCTGCCCGCCGACGCCCGCGACTACGGCATCGGCGCCCAGATCCTCGCCGACCTCGGGGTGAAGTCGATGCGGCTGCTCACCAACAACCCGGACAAGCGGGCCGGGCTGGAGGGCTACGGCCTGCGCGTGGTCGGCCGCGAGCCGATGCCGATCCGGCCGACCCCGCAGAACCTGCGGTACCTGCGCACCAAGCGCGACCGGATGGGCCACGACCTGCCCGACCTGGGCGGGGTCGCCGACCCGGGCCGCTGA